In Setaria italica strain Yugu1 chromosome I, Setaria_italica_v2.0, whole genome shotgun sequence, the genomic window AGACTTACAAGTAGCTTCAGCTACAAAATAAATGTGTTTGCTCTTTATGAGAATAAGTACCAAAGAGATTACTCAAACAAAGACAAATTGCTACACACAGTTAACAATTCATTATGAGAAACCTGATATGAATGAACCTTATGCAGATAACAAAGTTAATATCGGTCAAATTCGAAAAGCCATTCAAAAAAGCTTCAATTGATATTTGATACTAGAGAAATATCTGATACTTTGTTTCATGCTTCCTAAGATTAAGCATACTGcgaagaaaaacaaaattaactGGTAATCtattgttaaaaaaatatatagataCAATTTTATGTAGTCAAGCACTATACACGGACATACAAAAATGGGATAGGGAGAACCCATATACCCACCAGCTCTATCCTTTTGAGAAACAATACGCATGTAACTTTATAATGAAATCTAGTACTACATTTACATCAGTGTTGCCCAAGTCAGCTACCTAGGCACTAGTTGATACAATTATGACTAGCCGCATAGCTCGCTTTATAACCATTTAGGTGGTTGGTGATGGTCTACCGTCCTACTAGAACCTAGCCTTGATGCATTTGGACATTTTTGTCATGTCCTGAGAAATTAAAACGCATATTTGATTCATGTCAAAGCATGCACAAGCTTGCAGCTTTTCAAGGTGTAGCTCATGCCCATTAAAAAGTGTAGATTGTCAATGCCAGCGGCAGAAGTCATGTTGCTGTACCACCTAATCCCATCAAGTTGTCGCTTGTAGTTTCTCCAGCAGCAAGGATGCCATGACATTGGCCCTAGACCCCCATCACTTGTTCGTTGCGCCTGTTTTTTATGAAATGCCAGATTAAGGAGCTACAGTAGAGGTTGGTGGCTAATGGATCCTAGTGGCTGTTTCATaaagtttttgtttttatttagttGGAGAATCAGCACTTGATAGATCATATGTCAGCCCACCTGGGCAAAACCACCCTACATAACACTTCAACCTAGGAAAACCACATCAACAAATAGGGTTTATGTGGCCCAAAGTCACAGGTTTACGGGGTAGGATATCTGGTTTTATAGTTAGGGGCTAAGACTTCTGGAAAAACTGTTTTAAATAAATAAAGTGTTAGATCTCAGAAACGCTGTTTGAGCAAACACAACTTACGTCTTAAAAATAACACAATACAAAACTATGTATTTAAAACAGCAGCAGTGACGTTGACCTAACCATCCATGCAGTGGAGTACATAGTCAGTATTAAGGCAACAATAAGCACAAGTCCGTAATAAACTTAGCTTCAATCTCATCTGTACTTAATGAGTTTTTTCAGCCTTGTTAAATCTCAAATGCAAAGAACAAAGATGCCATACACAGTTGTTAGCAATAATCTTGACTAGCAGTGCAGAGTAGTTAAATGTAAATTACTTAGGGTCCAAGTCTAGTCAAGTCAAGCCTTAGGGACCAAGTATTTGGCTTAGAGACCAAGTCTAGTCAAGTCTTTGCCTTGGCATGTAAGCCACTATGGCTGTGTAGTAGTGCTATAAATAGAGAGAAGGGATAGACTCCCTTGAGAGTTCTAGCAGCACCAAAGAGAGTGGTCTGGTGGTTCTCTCCACACTCAAGAGGAGAGTGTTTGGCTGGCTGGCAGGTAGCCTTTGAGGACTGCCCAGGTTGGAGTGTAGGAGTTGCCGTAGCCGGAGGCTTGTAGGCTAACCGGAGGCAACTATAGGCACTTTGGAAGGAACTGATCAAGTGGATCGGTTCCAGATAGGTTGCTGCGGCAACTAGTATTTGTTTCTGCGTGAAACAAGTGTGTTTGCGTGTATCTTCGGTAGTGTTTGGGCCAACAACAGTAAATAAGAAGCCCCACCAGTAGAAGCAAGTGTACCTGAGACTTCTCCAACCATCGATTGAGTACCATCAATAGGAGAATTAATTAGTTCATTGTGGTTGTCTAAATCAACAGTAGCATCCACATCCTAAAATGCCAAAAACAGTTGGATAAGGAAACATTTTTGCTACTAATTACCATATGAAATATCAACACATTAATTAATGGAATATTCAAAATATGGCACTGACCTGTGGTGACCAAGTGGCTGGAGCGGTGATGGTTTCTTGATCTTTAGGTTTTGTTGGCACATCATTGTTTTCGGCACAAATTCCAACCATCAGAGTAGCTGCAGTGGTATTATCATTAGTCCCAACAACCTTCGATGAAACCATCGCAGGCTTCGGTCGCAATTTAGGACGAAACTTCGCTATTGTTTCCTCTTGAACTGACACCTCAAGGACACTGTCGAGGTTAGCTAAATTGCCAATATCATTATTACTGGTTGCCAATAATCCTTCAGAATCTGGGGTCTGCACGCTTCCATGACATTTAGGGTCCTGTAGCTGATCATAATGGAGTCTTGTCTGAATATTATCACGGCTTTCCTTTTGTGTAGCCTCGTCTACAGGGGAAGCTTCAACCTTTTGGTTAGTCTTTTGAGATTTGGTGGCCTTAAGGAGCTTCGTCTGTACCTTTGGCTGGAACTTTGCATCTCTTTCCTCCTTATCCTGTGCACCAAACAGTTCCTCAAATTCAACTATATCATCAATAGTCTTGCCACATGAACTAGCAGGTGACACTTGGATATCTGGAACCACCAAGATTTTTTTATGCGTAGCTAATTTAGACGAATCAGCATTGTTCTTGTCATCTTGAGAAATCCTATCTGCAGCAGAAGTACCACCCGGAGGTCCCAATGGAACTGTCAGCACATCATCCGATGATGTCTCAAGAATAACTTGAGAACCAGCTACATCATCAATTGTCTCACTACCAGGGCATGTCAAGGATGCTCTTTCTTGGCTAGTGAGTTCTTTAGAAGAACTGACTTGATTTGAGACTCCTAGTTTTCCATTTCCATTTTCTACAGTAGGATTAGATGCTGCAGATCTGGATGACAAAACTGTTTTTCGGGGTTTGGCCCGTTGCTTGGGACGGAACTTTGCAGCAGCCTGCACTTCTTCTGAGGCATCAAGGATGTCGAAATTGGCCTCATCATCAATCATCTGTGGCGAACGTTTGTGTTCTACAGCAGATTATCTTAAATTTGAATGTCACTGAAAAGAATATTACACGTTTAGGAAAGCAACGGTGGCAAAAATAGAAACggacaagaaaaaggaaataaaaatccTTGGGGGCTGTAGAGTTAGGATAAGGATATTTCACGAGAACTTCGGGAATTCAATTAAATTTGAATTAAATACAAACTTCCAAATCATATGGCACTTACAATTACACAAGTCTGAAGCAGTAGTGCAGGCAAACACAGTGGAACATCACGTGCGAGTAATGGCAGAGCTCTAGATGGAGGACAATCGGCAGTTACATATAACTAACTAAACCGCAGCAAAGCACACGACGACAACAATGGATATAGCACTATGTCAAAACAGACAAAAAAATCCAGGAAAGTTGGGGGCAATGCCTGATTGGTTTATGCTGTACCACTCAGCAAAAGCCATATCACAGCATTGTCTCTAATATATCCAGACCCCACTCGCAATTTTCCCAGGATGCCTAAATCAGCAATACTACTGTCTAGACTAAGCTTAAACGTGGTTGCTTTTGCACATTGCAAATGCTATCTAGAATTGTCAAACCGTTTCAGTGTCCTACCCTATGCAGCACGGATACGGATACGCGTATCGGTATCGGAAGGATATGGATACGCGGATACGGCAATTTCTTAAACAACCCGATACGCGGATACGttttaactatttttttaataaataaataacaatgcatattaaattgcaaaatagaTGTTCAAATTCAACATAGAGACATTTAAGGTCTATTACACTGAGAATAACATGATAGCAGGTTCTAATTTAGGAGAGGATGGGAGCCTGGGACtgcaatcaatcaatataaacTCATATCCAGATTCTGGAGATTGGCCAATTATCATCACGTTACCACCTACTTGCAATCTATATGGTACTATTCTCCAAGCAATTGTATTTGAACCGGTTAAGTATTGAAAAGAAAGGATAATCAACAACTGTGCAATAGCCAACATTATAAAGATCACACTGCCCCTGAACTTAATCCACCATCCATGCTTGCATGGGCCCTTATTCTGTAGACTATGGATTATACTTCCAAATTGCCTGGATACACTACACAGAAAATGTAAATCTCTATGCACTTTACGGATGCTATGCTACCATTACTGGGAGGAACTCACGGTTCACGGGAGGCCTGCACTACCAGTATCAGAGGAAGTCACGCACCTGAACAGGGGCTGGGGCTCCTTACGCCGGAGGCCGACGGGAGTAATCACGGGCGAACGGAGGCCGACGGGAGGCAGCCtgcggccggcgggaggcggcctCGCGGCCCGTGGCCGCGGGAGGCGGACGGCGGCTGGCAGGAGGCGGCCTCACGGACGGCGGCCAGCGGACGGCGGCCGACGAGAGGCGGAGGCGCTGCGTCAGCCGTCAGGTCGAGCGGGAGAATGCGGCGATGCGCTGCGTGAGGCGGCTGCGCGTGGGAGAGCCGACGCCCGACGGGTCACGGGAGCAGGGCAGGAGGTGGGATGTGCTGTGATGTTGGGCCGGATGGGCCGAATCCAGGCGCAGAAACGTTTCCGATCCGAAGTTTTCGGCCCATTTAATCGGGTATACGTGGATACACCACGGATATGTATGGGACCGCTGAAGGTCCCGAAAAGCCCCAGCACTCCCAAACCCCAGGCTCGTCTTTCCTCTCCCTGCTCGACGCGCGCGATGCCTCCCAGATCGGACCacgccgccggcagcgccgccgccgccgcggcggccgcggccgcccagACCCACGGATCCGACTTCGACTCCATCGACCCCCTGTTCCACCTCCTCCGAGTGCtgcccttctccttcctcagGCCGCCGCGCACCCGCCTCAGGCTGCCGTCCAACCTGGCGCTCCCCTCCCCCATGACCGTCttctccctcatcctcctcaccTACTTCGCCGTCGTCTCCGGCCTCGTATACGACGTCATCGTCGAGCCCCCCGGCATCGGCAGCGCCCAGGaccccgccaccggcgccgtccGCCCCGTCGTCTTCCTCCCGGGGCGCGTCAACGGACAGTACATCATCGAGGGGCTCTCCTCCGGGTTCATGTTCCTCCTCGGCGGCATAGGCATCATCctcctcgacctcgccgccgatcGCACCAGACCCCGGAGCCTCCGCGTCTCCTTCGGCGGCTCTGGCGCAGTAGCCGTCGTCATCGCCTACGCCATGGCCATGCTCTTCCTCCGCATCAAGATCCCCGGCTACCTATGGTGAGGCTGATAGATCTTACTGGTTTAATTAGACCAGATCCGTTGCAAGATCTCGCTACATCTAAATAGATCTGCGTGATGTGTTTGATGGAACTAGCGAACCCCTTTTTTAATTATGTTAATGTTACATCATAGTATATTGTATGATATCATCATCAACTCTGAATTGTTGGATGCCAATTACCATTTCGCAATGTTACTAAACGGGGCAGTATTGTGATTCAGTGCTTTCGTTAGATTCCAATTGCTACTAAGTGGATCAATTTGTTGTAGTTGGTGACTACTGTTTTTTTACTAAGTACTTTGTATCACTTGTTTTCCTTAACTTTCTTGGACATTGAACTCTGAATTGTTGGAAGAATGCGGAGATGAGGTATCTTGTGTTAAAGTAGATATTATCAGATCCATTTACCTACAGGATATTGGATGCTAGTGTGCTTGACATTTTTCTTTTCGAATTTTACAATGTTTTCATGATATGTTGATAAAGTGGTGAGCTTTCATTGACTTGTTTCTATCTCTATTGTAAGTTAAGTAAACTATTGGAAGTTTATTTATTAGATCTTTCCATTTTGAATTTTGGAAGCATGCAGAGCTAGTACTTTTTTCACATGCTAATGACTATCTGAAGATATAAAACCTTAGTTCATGTTGACATGTTTACTAATTCTTGTAATTAGCATTTTTAGTCTGTTTGAATACATATATACGTGAATCTAACTGAGATACATTGTCATCGTAATTGGCTAAGCTAATACTATTTTGGTGACCTGCTTCTTGACTGTTCTGGAGTATTTTCACTAGCATAAAGTTAGGCTTCGTACCATGAAAAAATTAATATAGGACCAGATATGTTGTTGATTTCTGGTTTGAAACTCAAGCTTCACATCCACTTATGCATGTGCTGGTGTAGTTGTTGGGATCTTGGAGAAGCTTTAGATTTGTTCTTTTGAATAGTAGGTATAATCCTACATCTGCACTCATGTtgttaaattaaattaaaatagTCCCACATTATGTAAGTTAAGGAATAATCATTTATCAGCAGTCAGCAGAAGATACCGTAGGACATTTAACAAGTGTTTGTGGAAATCTTAACCTAGAATTTACACAGGCAAAATCACTAATGTACTTGTGGTGCTTTAACTCTCATTTATGTTATAAACTTTAATAGGAAAGCATTGGTGCTCAAAATTTTTAGGGGGAATTATTTGTTCCAATTGAATGGATGGGACCGAGGGATCCCATCTGTGAAAAATATCACAGTACGGATGAAATCAACAGTACAAGTTGATGTGAAATAAGAAACAAGAAAGTTGCATTGTGCAAATAGATAGATTTCTCCTCTAGAAAATATGCATAGATAATCCCTAAATGTTGTGTCTCCTTTTTCTTGCTAATTGTATGATTTAGTATAACCCTATATTCAAATCCGTGGTGACTTTGAGTCTTTTTGGCTTGAAAATTGCTCACATTCTAACATCAATGGTCCTAGGTTTTCTTGTCAATCTTGTGTGGCTGTGCCTGGCTAGTAGAATAAGTGTGTCTAGTCCTACAATCTTTTGTTTGGCTTGTGAAATGTAATGAATGACCTTCAAAACTGGCTGATTGCACGAGGAAATTACTGTATTTAAGGAATCAGATCATTTTACCAAATTTGTTGGATAATGTTACTACACACTTGCACTCCATATTGGGTGCCTTCATTTATATACATCCACATGCTGATGTTAATCCGTCACACTGTAGATATAACAATACAGTAGAGTTTTTGTTTGCTTCGTTTATCTATATTTTCTAGCTGTAAAGGGAAATGATCTTAATGTAATTTAATATCATATCATAGTTTACCCTAATCCCATGATG contains:
- the LOC101753024 gene encoding oligosaccharyltransferase complex subunit ostc translates to MPPRSDHAAGSAAAAAAAAAAQTHGSDFDSIDPLFHLLRVLPFSFLRPPRTRLRLPSNLALPSPMTVFSLILLTYFAVVSGLVYDVIVEPPGIGSAQDPATGAVRPVVFLPGRVNGQYIIEGLSSGFMFLLGGIGIILLDLAADRTRPRSLRVSFGGSGAVAVVIAYAMAMLFLRIKIPGYLW